From Rhinatrema bivittatum chromosome 5, aRhiBiv1.1, whole genome shotgun sequence, the proteins below share one genomic window:
- the LOC115092482 gene encoding extensin-1-like: protein MLEPYVPAIKHRRTEIMLEPYVPAIKQRRTEIILEPYVPAIKHRRTEIILEPYVPTIKQRRTEIILEPYVPAIKQRRTEIILEPYVPAIKHRRTEIMLEPYVPAIKHRRTEIILEPYVPTIKHRRTEIILEPYVPAIKHRRTEIILEPYVPTIKHRRTEIILEPYVPAIKHRRTEIILEPYVPAIKHRRTEIILEPYVPAIKHRRTEIILEPYVPAIKHCRTEIILEPYVPAIKHYRTEIILEPYVPAIKHYRTEIILEPYVPAIKHYRTEIILEPYVPTIKYRRTEIILEPYVPAINHSGCIAAQEAFSLCRHRFQACHVLKMI from the coding sequence ATGCTTGAGCCCTATGTGCCTGCAATAAAACACCGTAGAACTGAGATCATGCTTGAGCCCTATGTACCTGCAATAAAACAGCGTAGAACTGAGATCATCCTTGAGCCCTATGTGCCTGCAATAAAACACCGTAGAACTGAGATCATCCTTGAGCCCTATGTGCCTACAATAAAACAGCGTAGAACTGAGATCATCCTTGAGCCCTATGTGCCTGCAATAAAACAGCGTAGAACTGAGATCATCCTTGAGCCCTATGTGCCTGCAATAAAACACCGTAGAACAGAGATCATGCTTGAGCCCTATGTGCCTGCAATAAAACACCGTAGAACAGAGATCATCCTTGAGCCCTATGTGCCTACAATAAAACACCGTAGAACTGAGATCATCCTTGAGCCCTATGTGCCTGCAATAAAACACCGTAGAACTGAGATCATCCTTGAGCCCTATGTGCCTACAATAAAACACCGTAGAACTGAGATCATCCTTGAGCCCTATGTGCCTGCAATAAAACACCGTAGAACTGAGATCATCCTTGAGCCCTATGTGCCTGCAATAAAACACCGTAGAACTGAGATCATCCTTGAGCCCTATGTGCCTGCAATAAAACACCGTAGAACTGAGATCATCCTTGAGCCCTATGTGCCTGCAATAAAACACTGTAGAACTGAGATCATCCTTGAGCCCTATGTGCCTGCAATAAAACACTATAGAACTGAGATCATCCTTGAGCCCTATGTGCCTGCAATAAAACACTATAGAACTGAGATCATCCTTGAGCCCTATGTGCCTGCAATAAAACACTATAGAACTGAGATCATCCTTGAGCCCTATGTGCCTACAATAAAATACCGTAGAACTGAGATCATCCTTGAGCCCTATGTGCCTGCAATAAATCATTCAGGTTGCATTGCTGCACAGGAAGCGTTTTCTCTCTGCCGTCACCGATTTCAGGCATGCCACGTCCTGAAGATGATctag